One bacterium DNA segment encodes these proteins:
- a CDS encoding transposase, giving the protein MNIAVHVGHVPHHGYRKNLRIPGFDYSMPGAYFVTICSRNRECLFGEVVCDEMKLNSVGSMVVMPNHFHAILRIVGAPLAGAPASTIAGSSPGAGARPAPTVGNIVGVFKSLSSSKYLQYIKKSGNASICGILWQRNYYEHVIRNEKLLEKIREYILHNPARWEDDPERP; this is encoded by the coding sequence ATGAATATTGCTGTCCATGTCGGACATGTTCCCCACCACGGCTATCGCAAGAATCTCAGAATCCCCGGATTCGATTATTCAATGCCTGGGGCGTATTTCGTCACAATTTGCAGTCGAAATCGTGAATGTTTGTTTGGCGAGGTCGTCTGCGATGAAATGAAATTAAATTCGGTGGGCTCGATGGTCGTCATGCCCAACCATTTTCACGCGATCCTCAGAATCGTAGGGGCGCCCCTTGCGGGTGCCCCAGCCTCAACGATCGCCGGCTCCTCGCCCGGGGCGGGCGCAAGGCCCGCCCCTACGGTTGGAAACATCGTTGGGGTATTTAAGTCGCTAAGCAGCTCCAAATACCTGCAATACATCAAGAAGTCTGGAAACGCTTCGATTTGTGGAATTCTTTGGCAACGCAACTATTACGAACACGTCATCAGAAATGAAAAGTTATTGGAAAAAATACGCGAATACATCCTGCACAATCCCGCACGATGGGAAGATGACCCCGAACGCCCGTAG
- the queA gene encoding tRNA preQ1(34) S-adenosylmethionine ribosyltransferase-isomerase QueA — MSEFLNDYDYVFPPAAVAQEPPAERSASRLLQLGRRSGEIGHRRFVELPELLQTGDLLVANDTAVLASRLYARKPSGGRVEVFLIRPRGDGEWEVFLSPARGLKEGTSLQVLSRSEAEARGPELSIAAVGPEGFRVKFRNGEEERRALSEFGEMPLPPYIARELPRASDRERYQTVFAAAPGAVAAPTAGLHFNEAVLAALARKQIALAQLTLHVGPGTFLPVKTQRVEDHVMHAEFYSIPEATQAAVEDCRKRGGRVIAVGTTSLRALETWALSGKSEGETRLFVRPGFDFRRIDGLLTNFHQPKSTLLMLVSALAGRENILRAYREAIEAGYRLFSYGDCMLIL; from the coding sequence ATGTCTGAATTCTTGAATGATTACGATTATGTTTTTCCGCCGGCGGCGGTGGCCCAGGAGCCGCCGGCCGAGCGCTCGGCCTCGCGGCTGCTGCAGCTGGGACGGCGCAGCGGCGAAATCGGCCACCGCCGTTTTGTCGAGCTGCCCGAGCTCCTGCAAACCGGCGATTTGCTGGTGGCCAACGACACCGCGGTTTTGGCCTCGCGCCTTTACGCCCGCAAGCCCAGCGGCGGCCGAGTCGAAGTCTTTTTGATTCGGCCCCGCGGCGACGGCGAATGGGAGGTCTTCCTTTCGCCGGCCCGCGGCTTGAAGGAAGGAACCAGCCTCCAAGTTCTCTCCCGATCCGAGGCCGAGGCCCGGGGGCCGGAGCTATCGATTGCGGCCGTGGGTCCCGAGGGTTTTCGGGTCAAGTTTCGAAACGGGGAAGAAGAGCGCCGAGCTTTGAGCGAATTCGGCGAGATGCCGCTCCCGCCCTATATCGCCCGGGAGCTGCCTCGGGCCAGCGACCGCGAGCGTTATCAGACGGTCTTCGCCGCCGCGCCCGGCGCCGTCGCCGCGCCGACCGCCGGCCTCCACTTCAATGAGGCGGTCTTGGCCGCCTTGGCGCGGAAGCAAATCGCCTTGGCCCAGCTCACCCTGCACGTGGGGCCGGGAACCTTCTTGCCGGTGAAGACCCAGCGGGTCGAGGACCACGTCATGCATGCCGAATTCTATTCGATTCCCGAGGCGACTCAGGCCGCGGTCGAGGATTGCCGGAAGCGCGGCGGACGGGTGATCGCGGTCGGCACCACCAGCTTGCGGGCCCTTGAAACCTGGGCATTGAGCGGGAAGAGCGAAGGCGAGACCCGGCTCTTCGTCCGGCCGGGCTTCGATTTCCGCCGGATCGACGGGTTGCTCACCAATTTCCATCAACCCAAGTCGACCTTGCTCATGCTGGTCAGCGCCTTGGCCGGGCGAGAAAATATCCTGCGGGCTTACCGCGAGGCGATCGAAGCGGGGTATCGGCTGTTCAGCTACGGCGATTGCATGCTGATCCTGTAG